Proteins from a single region of Oncorhynchus keta strain PuntledgeMale-10-30-2019 chromosome 20, Oket_V2, whole genome shotgun sequence:
- the LOC118399237 gene encoding elongin-A-like, translating into MAEELLEAVERLQSRLCENLEPRKLQKTLKRLGELPMTVDILVETGVGKTVNSFRKHDLAGDLAKSLVAKWKKLVPTPSAERPGNAKDVRTHAHSHSSEGRDVSHKRVRELSPEEPPHVEEDDEEEEMMIEEEEERGYRTNYSPSPPQHHYSPPQLSHGGQRVGYQSEGYESPMEEEPEPAPSLLHKEVRHTKPHKEPGREHHGSHGDRDEERRRRHVQASGGGEGKKRSAEKEPQHTGKASKHSRHSTPHESKKDKRGGSDGRSREPRDSPVLVQVTEEQAEEAFDTPTMSFESFLTYDAPTPTKKKKKPGSSSRPSSHHHTPPRPPVQPSPAAPSSSKESKPSKANGSRSKRADPAQNPTATTPVPEKRRKVVEVVSMLPDISLPAIQPFYRPLPSIDLTPLSPQRRKGPVSNDAEEDTGFTGRRFNSKMTVYSGSKTSYLPKMMSLYEQCIRVLQNNIDSIDEVGGVPFEILEPVLERCTPEQLYRIEQCNQCFMEDSDELWHRHCQRDFKRETPQEYESWREMYLRKHDEREERLRKLTQNISSAHANKPKGRQVKMAFVNSVAKPPRDVRRRQEKFGTTSTSTASSTAAAAPIKIRPALSYSSHSDEPSHSSSHDSPPETSRSSGPSGGGGPSARDNKPQVKKIAPMMAKTIKAFKNRFSRR; encoded by the exons ATGGCGGAGGAGCTGTTGGAAGCGGTGGAGAGACTTCAGTCTCGGCTCTGCGAGAACTTAGAGCCTCGCAAG CTCCAGAAGACCCTCAAAAGGCTGGGGGAGCTGCCTATGACGGTGGATATCCTTGTG GAAACTGGAGTAGGAAAAACTGTGAATTCGTTCCGGAAACATGATCTTGCTGGAGATCTTGCGAAGAGCCTTGTGGCCAAGTGGAAGAAACTGGTTCCCACCCCGTCTGCTGAAAG ACCCGGCAACGCCAAGGACGTACGGACACATGCGCACTCTCACAGCTCTGAGGGAAGGGACGTAAGCCACAAACGTGTCCGGGAACTATCCCCAGAGGAGCCTCCTCATGTagaggaggatgatgaagaggaggagatgatgatagaggaggaagaggaaagaggCTACCGCACCAActactccccctcccccccccagcACCACTACAGCCCCCCACAGCTCAGCCATGGTGGCCAACGAGTGGGATACCAGTCTGAGGGCTACGAGAGCCCCATGGAGGAAGAGCCAGAGCCCGCGCCCAGCCTCCTTCACAAAGAGGTCCGACACACCAAACCACACAAAGAGCCTGGCAGGGAGCATCACGGTTCCCACGGCGACCGAGACGAGGAGAGGCGGCGACGTCATGTCCAGGCGAGCGGTGGTGGCGAAGGGAAGAAGCGCAGCGCGGAGAAGGAACCGCAGCACACTGGCAAGGCCTCCAAGCACAGTCGGCACTCCACCCCGCACGAGAGCAAGAAGGACAAGAGAGGTGGAAGTGATG GGAGGTCACGTGAGCCTAGGGACTCCCCTGTATTAGTCCAagtgactgaggagcaggcagaaGAGGCATTTGATACCCCCACCATGTCGTTTGAATCCTTCCTCACATATGACGCCCCTACACCcactaagaagaagaagaagcccgGCAGCAGCAGTCGGCCCtcctcccaccaccacacacctccTCGTCCGCCTGTCCAGCCCTCGCCTGCTGCTCCTTCCTCCTCCAAGGAGTCCAAGCCCAGCAAGGCCAATGGGAGCCGCAGCAAAAGGGCTGATCCAGCCCAGAACCCGACAGCAACGACTCCGGTGCCTGAGAAACGGCGGAAG GTGGTCGAGGTTGTGTCCATGCTTCCTGATATATCTCTGCCGGCCATCCAGCCTTTCTACAGACCTCTGCCTTCCATTGATCTCACACCATTGTCTCCTCAGCGGCGTAAAG GTCCTGTGTCAAATGACGCCGAGGAGGACACCGGCTTCACTGGGAGACGCTTTAACTCTAAAATGACGGTCTACTCGGGTTCAAAGACGTCCTATCTGCCTAAGATGATGAGTCTGTACGAGCAGTGCATCCGGGTGCTTCAAAACAACATTGACT CAATTGATGAGGTGGGAGGTGTGCCATTTGAGATTCTGGAACCAGTACTAGAGCGATGCACCCCAGAACAGCTTTACCGCATTGAGCAGTGCaatcag TGTTTTATGGAGGACTCTGATGAGCTTTGGCATCGCCACTGCCAGCGGGACTTCAAGCGTGAGACGCCCCAGGAGTACGAGTCGTGGCGGGAGATGTACCTGCGGAAGCACGACGAGCGGGAGGAGCGCCTTCGCAAGCTCACCCAGAACATCAGTTCGGCCCATGCCAACAAGCCCAAAG GTCGACAGGTTAAAATGGCATTTGTGAACTCCGTCGCCAAACCTCCGCGTGATGTCCGCCGGCGACAGGAGAAGTTTGGCACCACAAGCACCTCCACTGCCAGCTCCACCGCAGCTGCAGCTCCGATCAA aataaggccagCCTTGTCGTATAGCTCTCACTCGGATGAGCCCAGCCACTCCTCCTCTCACGACAGTCCCCCTGAGACTTCTCGCTCCTCAGGCCCCAGCGGTGGGGGTGGCCCCAGCGCCAGAGACAACAAACCACAGGTCAAAA AAATTGCCCCCATGATGGCCAAAACTATCAAAGCTTTCAAGAACAGATTCTCCCGCCGATAG
- the LOC118399251 gene encoding PITH domain-containing protein 1, producing MSGHGHGGHSHGCCEDEHEPAERGLEYALYQRIDIEKLQCLNETREGDGKLVFKPWDQRTDREKFVESDADEELLFNIPFTGSVKLKGIIIAGEDDESHPAEMRLYKNIPQMSFDDTGREPEQAFRLNRDPLAQLEYPTKIARFSNVNHLSIHISRNFGTESTRVYYIGLRGEYSQAHRHEVTICNYEASANPADHKVDSIIPQTNFIS from the exons ATGTCTGGTCACGGCCATGGTGGGCACAGCCACGGCTGCTGTGAAGACGAGCATGAGCCAGCGGAACGGGGCCTGGAGTATGCACTGTATCAGCGCATTGACATCGAGAAACTGCAGTGTCTCAACGAAACAAGAGAAGGCGATGGGAAACTCGTGTTTAAACCATGGGATCAACGGACTGACAGGGAGAAG TTTGTTGAGAGTGATGCTGATGAAGAGCTCCTGTTCAACATCCC GTTCACTGGAAGTGTCAAGCTGAAAGGGATAATCATCGCCGGTGAAGACGATGAATCGCATCCTGCTGAAATGAGACT GTACAAGAACATACCCCAAATGTCCTTTGATGACACAGGCAGAGAACCTGAACAAGCCTTCCGTCTCAATAGAGATCCACTGGCTCAGCTGGAATACCCAACTAA GATTGCCCGTTTCTCCAACGTTAATCACTTGTCCATTCACATATCACGGAACTTTGGGACAGAGTCCACACGGGTCTACTACATTGGGCTGAGAGGGGAGTACTCCCAG GCTCACAGACATGAAGTGACTATCTGCAACTACGAGGCGTCCGCTAACCCTGCAGACCATAAAGTCGACAGCATCATCCCACAAACAAATTTCATCTCCTGA